Part of the Streptomyces sp. NBC_00457 genome, CCGGCGGCGGCCTGTCCGTACAGGCCGTGCACCATCGGCCAGACCATGACGTTGTGCCGCCCGGGCCTGGTGCCGTCGAAACGGGGGAAGTGCGGCCAGACGTTGACGATGCCGTGCGGCTGCCAGTGGGTGGTGTCCAGGACCTGACGGGCCTGGTCGCGGTCCGCGACCCCGAGCTCAAGGGCCAGCGCGAGCCCGGCGCCCTCCTGCGACGTGTCCGTCCGCCCGTCGCCATGGAGGAGGTAGGCGTACGTCCCGGCCTCGGGCCGCCACAGATGCCGGTCGACGGCCCGGCGCAGCTGTGCGGCGTCCGCACGCGAGGACGCCGCCCGATCCGGTTTTCCGAGTACGTCCGCCATGGCGGCCAGGGCCGACTGGGCGCCGTAGTAGAGGCAGTTGGTCGACAGGCACATCAGCCGGTCGGTGCCCGGATGGTCGAGGACGAACGAGGAGCGGACGCGGTCCGAGGCGGGCGGGTCCGGGTAACCGGAGATTCCGTCGTTCATGAAGCCGGGTCCGCGGAACAGGCCGTGGGAGGCGTCGAAGTCACGAATCCGGCGCGCGGCGAGGGTGTTGACGGATGTCTCGTACGCCTTGGCGAGGAAGGCCCGGTCGCCGGTGACGAGGTAGTGGTGCCAGGCGGCCGGGACCCACACGATCTGGTCCCACCACTGGTTGTCCTGCTGGACGATCAGCCCGCCCGGGCCGCGCTCGACGACCGACCACAGTGTGTTGCGGCCGACGTCCGGCGCCAGCAGGCTCACCGCGTGCCACGCGTTGACGGCCGCGTCCCGGGTCCACCGCTGCGGTGCGGGATAGCCGCCACCGGCCCGTACGACGGTGCCGGGCGGGTAGCTGAGCAGTCCGGCCCTGTCGTACACCGACGGGTCGGCGGGGACGGTGTGCGCGCCGGCGAGGTCCTTCAGCGCCTGTGCGTACAGGGCGCCGAGCCGCCGCTGGGTGGCCGGGTCTTCGAAGGCGAGGGAGGGCATGGTGTATCCGTTCCCCACGGCCGCGGCCCGCGCACGCACGGGGACGGCGCCGGAACCGGCCGTTCCCAGCGCGGCCAGGAATCGCCGCCGTGAGATCCGCTGCTGCTCGTCGACCGCCATGTGCCGTCCTCCCGGACTCCCGGAGCCGGGGTGGCTCCGGGAGCCTGGAGAACGAGCGGGCCGATGAACGGTGCCGGGATCAGGCGTTGGGGTCGAACGAGATTCCGGACGGCTTGGCCGAGGCCAGGTGGGAGTTGAAGCTGCCGTCCTTCAGGCCGAAGTTGGCGCTGCCCCAGTTGGCCGCGACGAGCTTGTCGCGGACGCCCGAGGGGTAGCCGTTCCAGCCGACCAGCGGCGGGTACTGCCAGGTGCCCTCGTGGTTCTCCGGCGGCTCGTCGTTCGAGTTCGCCAGGCGGAAGCAGTGCGTGCTGATGCCGTCCTTGTGGTAGACGATCTTCGCGTGCGTGCCGTCGAAGCGCACCGATGAGGCGGCGCTGACGGTGAACGAGCCGTGGTTCGAGGTCGACACGTACTGCACCGCGTTGTTCTGCACCCACACCACGACGTGCTCCCAGTCGTGCCGGTGCCCGCCGATGCTGCTGCCCGCGACGGCCTGGTCCTTCTCGAAGTACAGGCCGTACATGTAGGCGCACCAGCCGTTGTTGCACTTGTAGCGCGAGTACCCGTTGGTGTTGTTCAGGTCCGAGGCGTCCCGGCAGCTGCCGTTCAGGGCACCGGTCGGGTTCAGCCCGCCGTTGAGGGTGCCGTCCGGGCCGATGGCCGGAGTGGAGTAGCAGCCGTCCGTGTCGTAGTCGAACGCGGGCTGATACGTCTGCTCGGCCGACTCCGCGTTGGCGGGCAGCGATGTGGGGGGAGCCGCGAAAGCGGTGGTGGGGATGGCGACGACGAGAGCGACGGCACCGCCCAGGCCGGTGAGCCATCTCCGGCGGTGTATGGCGGACTTCTTCGACGACACTGCGTCCTCCTCTTGGTTCGGGCGCAGCCCAACGGCTGTGGGGGAATGGGGAGTTCAGCATCCCGGACTCCTCCCTTCCGGCCAAGAGGTCACAGGCGTCCCAGTGGTGAAGCGCAGCCCAATAGACGGGAAGAGGTGACGCCGTGTCACACAGGATCGTCCGGTAGGTCCGCCGCCGACTCCTCCGGTGTGAGATCCGGCCTGAGCCGGAGCCAGGACGGCTGGCGCAGCAGCCCCGCCCTGGTGCGGGTGCTGTAGCGGACCTCGCCGACCAGCCGGGGCCGGACCCAGCGGGCGCCGGCCACCTGCGGAACCGGGTCGAAGGGGCAGACGTCCGATGCGGCGGCCCGCAGCAGCCCGGCGAGCTCCTCCCGCTCGGGCTCGCTCCAGCCCGTGCCCACATTGCCGACGTAACGCAGCCGGCCCGCGGCCCGCTGGCCGACCAGGACGGCGCCGGGCAGGCCCG contains:
- a CDS encoding MGH1-like glycoside hydrolase domain-containing protein, coding for MAVDEQQRISRRRFLAALGTAGSGAVPVRARAAAVGNGYTMPSLAFEDPATQRRLGALYAQALKDLAGAHTVPADPSVYDRAGLLSYPPGTVVRAGGGYPAPQRWTRDAAVNAWHAVSLLAPDVGRNTLWSVVERGPGGLIVQQDNQWWDQIVWVPAAWHHYLVTGDRAFLAKAYETSVNTLAARRIRDFDASHGLFRGPGFMNDGISGYPDPPASDRVRSSFVLDHPGTDRLMCLSTNCLYYGAQSALAAMADVLGKPDRAASSRADAAQLRRAVDRHLWRPEAGTYAYLLHGDGRTDTSQEGAGLALALELGVADRDQARQVLDTTHWQPHGIVNVWPHFPRFDGTRPGRHNVMVWPMVHGLYGQAAAGAGRADLFGRAVDQLAGLFSGSGFYELYDSVSGAVDGGWQAGGSGRAEHFVSQPDQTWSATAYLRLLHEGLFGLTFTENALRLRPCLPEGWGPVSLRGLRYRGMTLDIALTGSGSRVRSCTVDGRGGQPVVAADGTGHHTVEFALEPGELPS
- a CDS encoding NPP1 family protein codes for the protein MSSKKSAIHRRRWLTGLGGAVALVVAIPTTAFAAPPTSLPANAESAEQTYQPAFDYDTDGCYSTPAIGPDGTLNGGLNPTGALNGSCRDASDLNNTNGYSRYKCNNGWCAYMYGLYFEKDQAVAGSSIGGHRHDWEHVVVWVQNNAVQYVSTSNHGSFTVSAASSVRFDGTHAKIVYHKDGISTHCFRLANSNDEPPENHEGTWQYPPLVGWNGYPSGVRDKLVAANWGSANFGLKDGSFNSHLASAKPSGISFDPNA